One Solidesulfovibrio sp. genomic window, TTGGGGAATTTCCGTCAAAGGCAACATCGGCAATTGACGTCAAAACTTATTGTGCCTTAAATCCTCTAAAGATTTCATATGGTTAACTTGAGATTTCAAAGGCAAAAGCAAAATCGCTCTGACGGTGGTAACATATTGATTTTATTTTAAAAGCAAAGGCAAAATCGCTTATATATTTAGGGGTGGGTGCCTTTGCACCCCACCCCCTATCACAATAGTGACGACGACGCTGCAAATGAAGACGACACAAGACAAAGTAGCTATAAAAACGTTATCAAAGAATTTTTCAAAGAATATAATCCAAATAATGTTTGCTTAAAATTGAAATTATTTGACAGAGAATCATAGACAGCGACGACAGTAGCTATATCAATTGACACTGCACCTGGGACATTACTCGTTCAGACAGTACATTCAATCGACGACGTCTCTTGCCTTGAAAAGTCAGAACTTCAAGCCGGTGGAGATCGACATGGGATTCAAAGACAATCTCAAGAAGCTGAAGGAAGTGGCAAGTGCAGCCAAAGACAAAGCTGTCAATTTTGTCTCTGAAGAAGTCATTGAATATGAATCTGGCCCGAACGGCAAGCAGATAAAGACTAGAAGAGTTAAGGAATGGGTTAAAACAGCAGGAGCTGTTGCAGGCACTGTTGTCGCTGTAGTTGCCGCAAAGAAAGGATATGACGCAATCTCTTCCAGTTCAAATGGTGGTCAAAATCCAAAGCTGCCAGGGAATCTCTCGCCTCAGCAAGCTTATTATGAAGCCCACAAGAATAAAATCAAACCAGCGCCTGCCACGTCAAACAATCAGGGCAATAACGGCAGCCAGCCTTCAAAAGCAAAAGAAGTTGCTGGCGCTATAGGTGCATTGTTTGGCGGATTCGCTGCAGGCGTTGCGAGCTTTAACAGTCAAGATATATCACTGGACAACCTTATAAGATCTTCTTCAAACATTGAAAATTTGCTTGAAGAAAAAGGTGCCGTCGGAAAAGGTCTTCATGAAAAAGTTTCAAGCATAGAAAGCGATCTCCCTGAGGGCTCTGTTAAATCCATAAGATTTATAGCGTCAATCAGGAATCAACTTGTTCACGAAGGACCAGACACAGTCTCATTCGAAAAAAAGCGTGACTACCTGGAGGCGTGTCAAAGAGTTGAGCGCGACTTGAATTCATTGAATTAGCATTGCTGACTGTTTGCGTTCTGGCGCGAGAAGGTCCATCGCTGAGGCAAGTGACGCGAGGATTCTGGTGGGTGGCGGGTAACAGGGAGGGCCTGGGACCATCACCTGATTCAGTGAAACCGGAAGCGCAGGATCCTGCGCATGGGGTTCGGGCAGAGATGGGTATGAGGCGGGTCAAGGTTGCCAAGGAGTCCGTGGCAACAAAATCCATCAAGGGACCCTGACAGCCCTTGTAAGTGAGCCGGGGGCGAGGTATTCAAGAACTGCTTAAGCCTTAGAGATCACGACACAAAAAGTCGTAATTGCGCACTTTTCAATGCAGCTTGGGGAGCCACGCGGAATAGCGAGCCAACCCAGCCAAGGGTGACATGTTCGAGCAGGCGTTCAAGAATATTGATGACTTTCTCTGGAAAGAAGCCGGGGCCTCGTCAGACCTGGATCATAACGGGCAGTCCTCGTGGATGCTTTTCTTGAAATGTCTTGATGACCTGGAAGCCGAACGAGCCAATCAGATTCCAAGCCAGAGCCATTCCTACGTTATAGAAGACCTTCGCCGCTGGTCCAAGTGGGCAGCCCCCGAGAGAGCGGGTTGCAGCCCGGACCACGAGACCTCTCTGGCGGGTGACGACCTATTCACCGACGTCAATGACAAGCTATTCCCCTGCCTCAGAGACTTCAAGCAGTGGGCCTCCTCCCCGGACACCATCGAGTACAAGATCGGTGGATTCTTCGTTGAGATAAAGAGTAAGTTCCAGAGCGGCTTCGCCTGCGCACAGGAGAAGGATGGAATCGCATGAATAATTTGTTTTTTGAAAAACCTATCCTTAACTCACCATATGAGTATCCTGCACAACACTGGGAACTCGATGGGCAGGGACAGCCAACACAGAAAATCAATCCTTACCGCCGCCAAGCTGACTTCATAACCCCTATTCCAAAGCCCAAGAAGCAGAAGGCCAAAGCCGAACAAGTCAAGATGGTCTTTGACGAAGGCAAAGGGCTTTCCACTCAAGAGCAGCAGTATTCCAAAACCGCTCGAACCATTAACGCCCTTCGTGAACACGTGGATGCATGGAGGAAGATTCCTGACCCAGGCGAGTGGAAAGTAACGCCTGAAACTGCCCGCCTCCTTCAGCACTGGAGACACCACAAGTTCAGCGGCATTCGCCCTTTCTTCTGTCAGGTCGAAGCAATTGAAGTCGCCATCTGGTTGACCGAGGTCGCCCCTAAGATGGGCAAGACGGGCAAGTCCTTCCTGGAAGTGCTCGAAAACGCCAATAACGACGCGAATCCCGAATTGATGCGATTGGCCCTCAAGCTGGCTACTGGCGCGGGCAAGACTACGGTCATGGCGATGCTCATCATCTGGCAGACCATCAACGCCGTCCGTCACCCAACCAGCAACAAATTCACTCGAGGATTTCTCATCGTAGCTCCAGGACTGACCATCAAGGATCGGCTGCGGGTGCTCCAGCCCAATGATCCCGACAGCTATTATGCCAGTCGTGAACTGGTCCCTAATGACATGATGGTTGACCTTGAGCGGGCCAAGATCGTCATCACCAACTACCACGCCTTCAAACTCCGTGAACGCATGGAGCTGTCCAAGGGGAGTCGCTCCTTGCTCCAGGGACGAGGGGAGGAACTGAACACCCTTGAAACTGAAGGGCAGATGATCCAACGCGTCATGCCAGACCTGATGGGCTTGAAGAATATTCTGGTGATCAACGACGAAGCTCACCATTGCTACCGAGAGCGCCCCGGCAGCACGGATGTTGATGATGCCTCCGGTGATGAGAAGGACGAAGCAAAAAAGAACAACGAAGCCGCACGGCTCTGGATTTCAGGACTTGAGGCGGTGAATCGAAAGCTTGGTCTCACGCGTGTCATTGACCTTTCGGCAACGCCTTTCTTCTTGAGAGGCTCAGGCTATGCTGAGGGAACCCTGTTTCCATGGACAATGAGCGACTTTTCTTTGATGGATGCCATTGAATGCGGCATCGTCAAGCTGCCTCGCGTCCCGGTGGCGGACAACATCCCTGGCGCGGAGATGCCCAAGTTCCGGAACCTCTGGGAGCACATCGGTAAGAAGATGCCCAAGAAAGGGGCGAGAAAAGCTAAGAACCTTGACCCGCTCGCAATTCCGACTGAGCTCCAGACGGCGCTGGAAGCGCTGTATGGTCATTATGCCAAAACCTTTGAGCTATGGAAGGAGAGCGGCATCACTGTACCGCCTTGCTTCATCGTAGTGTGCAACAATACCTCCACGTCCAAGCTCGTTTACGAGTATATTTCCGGATTCACTAGGGAAAATGATGATGGCTCAAAAACTCCAGTTCCGGGTCGGTTGGAATTATTCAGAAATACTGATGAACACGGTAACGCACTCCCCAGGCCAAGAACCCTTCTGATTGATAGCGAGCAGCTTGAGTCTGGAGAAGCGCTGAACGACACATTCAGGGATGTGTACGACGTTGAAATAGAACACTTCCGTCGGGAGATTATCGAACGGACCGGGAGCAAGGAACAGGCGGACAACCTCACCGACCAGGATTTGCTCCGTGAGGTCATGAACACGGTGGGAAAGAAGGACCGTCTCGGGGAATCTATCCGGTGTGTGGTCTCTGTCTCCATGCTGACGGAAGGCTGGGATGCCAACACCGTGACCCATGTCCTCGGCGTTCGGGCTTTCGGAACACAGCTTCTGTGCGAACAGGTCATTGGTCGAGCATTGCGCAGGCAGTCCTATGATCTGAACGAGGAAGGGCTGTTCAATGTCGAGTATGCCGATGTCCTGGGCATTCCCTTTGACTTCACAGCCAAGCCTGTGGTGGCACCTCCGCAGCCTCCGAGAGAAACGATCCAGGTCAAAGCTGTCCGCCCTGAGCGTGACAACCTGGAAATCCGATTCCCACGTGTTGAGGGATACCGTGTTGAGCTACCGGAAGAGCGCCTCGAAGCTGAATTCAATGACGATTCCATCCTGGAATTGACGCCGCTGCTGGTGGGGCCTTCCGTCACCAAGAACCAAGGCATCATCGGCGAGGATGTTGACCTCAGCCTTGAACATCTTGGAGACATGCGCAGGTCCACGCTGCTTTTCCATGTGACCAAGCGGTTGCTTTACACAAAGTGGCGTGATCCTGGGGAAGAACCCAAGATGCACCTGTTTGGTCAGCTCAAGCGCATTACCAAACAATGGCTGGACAACTGCCTCGTATGCAAGGGTGGCACCTACCCCGCTCAGTTGATGTACCAGGAGTTGGCGGACATGGCCTGCGAACGGATCACCGCAGGGATCACCCGCAAGCTGGTGGGGATATGCCCGGTAAAGGCGGTGCTAGATTCGTTTAACCCAGTGGGCTCGACCATACATGTCAATTTCAACACTTCAAAACGGGATCGCTGGCAAACGGACTCGCGCAAGTGCCATGTAAACTGGGCCATCCTGGACAGTGACTGGGAAGGCGAGTTCTGCCGCGTTGTGGAGTCTCATCCCAAGGTCAAAGCATACGTCAAGAACCATAACCTGGGGCTCTTCGTCCCCTACCGCTATGGCTCGATTATGCGCACCTACATCCCGGACTTCATTGTCCAGGTCGATGACGGGCACGAAGACCCGCTGAACCTGATCGTGGAGATCAAGGGCTACCGGGGTGAGGACGCCAAGGAAAAGAAATCGACCATGGAGAACTACTGGATTCCAGGCGTGAACAACCACAAGCAATTTGGGCGATGGGCATTCGTCGAACTGAGGGAAGTCTTCAAAATAGAATCCGATTTCGCTGCCAAGGTGGAATCATCCTTCAATGAAATGATCCTTGGTGCCACTGCCCCTCAAGGTGAAGACTGATGCTTGCCATTGAAGAAGCCATCGCTATCGGCACTAAGGATGGTAGAATATGCCCTCAGCCACAACGCTGGAATGAGCTATGGGGGTTACTACCAAATAGGGAAAGGAAAGGTGCTGGTTGGACTCCTCCTCTGCCACTTATTCTTGCTGCTTGGTGGGAAACCAGCGACTCTCAAAAGCAAGAGCGATTTCATGAGCATCTTCGCTGGGCAGAAAATCATGATGCTATCGGCGCAGTACTCAATTTCTTAAAAACACTTCAAAATAGCGACTGGCATTTCAAGGAATAGATACATGGCAAGCAACAAGATTCTCAAGACTGTTGAAACCATCACGCACGAGGATGCTTCGCGGAAGCATATCCCGACCGCAGAATGCCAGTCCATCTTGCGCAAGGAGCACCAGAACCCCATCCGTGTGGCATATGAACGGCGCAACCGCGACCTTGATCCCCAACTAGTCTGGCGCGGCAAAGATGAACAGGACTGGTCGGACTTGGTGGTTCATGCGCCGCCGTTGTTTATCCAGGAAAAAGTTCACCCAAAGGTGCTCATAGATGACCTGACTGAGCGGACCAGAAAGCAGGAGGGGGCCAAGGTTCCCCAGCAGATGAGTCTTTTTGATGACTTCAATGGCCTCCCAAATGAAGACGCCAAGACGGAATTCTACCAGCACGACGCCAACTGGTCGAACAGGATGATTCTTGGTGACAGCCTTCAGGTCATGGCTTCGCTTGCTGAAAGGGAGGGCCTACGGGGAAAGGTGCAGTGCATTTATTTTGATCCGCCTTATGGCATAAAATTCAACTCGAACTTTCAGTGGTCGACAACTACACGAACTGTATCAGATGGGAAGAAAGAGCACATAACCAGAGAGCCAGAACAAGTAAAAGCATTTAGAGACACATGGAGAGACGGCGTTCACTCATATTTGTCGTATTTGAGGGATAGGCTTACAGTGGCCAGAGATCTGCTAAAGGATAGCGGATCAATATTTGTTCAAATTGGAGACGACAACGTTCATCGAGCTCGCACTTTAATGGATGAGGTTTTTGGCGAGAAGAACTTTATTTCAATGATAACACTCACGAAAGCTGCGTCCCAGAGTTCATCTTTGCTGGCCAATGTGAATGACTACATCCTGTGGTATGGGAGAAACAAGGAGAGCACTAAATATAGACAATTATTTCAAGAAAGACCCCCTATCGAGAACCCAACTCACCGTTATATTTGTGTCGAGGACAGCGAAGGAACTATCCACGATTTAAGTTTAAAGCAGAAAATGGGAGAGGAACCACTGCCAGAGGGTGTATTCCTTAGAATGGTAACTCTTACTTCTCAAACAGGATCGGAATCTTCACGCTTCCCATACCTTTTTAGTGGCAAACAATATCGTCCACCTGGAGCAAGAGGGTGGTCTACTGGGGAGGATGGGCTTTCTCGGGTTGAAAAATCTGGCCGAATGTGGGCAGTTGGCAGCACACTGATGTGGAAGAATTACCACTCAGATTATCCTTACAAACCTAGAGTGTCACTTTGGGATGATATCCGCTCCAGCGGATTTGGCTCAGAGAAATTATATGTTGTCCAAACACAACCAGAAGTGATTCAACGGTGCATCCTTATGGCGAGCGACCCTGGCGATCTTGTCATTGATCCAACTTGCGGTTCAGGAACGACTGCATTCATCGCAGAGCAATGGGGACGTAGATGGATCACTATAGACACGTCAAGGGTTGCCCTTGCCCTTGCTCGTGCACGCATAATGGGAGCAAGATATCCCTACTACTTATTGTCTGACAGCAAAGACGGTAAAGCCAAGCAGGCACAATTGAGTCAAAAGGATGTCTCACAAGCAGTCACACACCTTAAAGTTTCGCACGGGTTTGTTAACAAACAAATCCCGCATGTCACCTTACGATCCATAGCAAACAATGCAGAAATAGACGTAATTTATGAAGAATACAGAAATGAAATTGGATCATTATTAAATGAAATCAATCTTCTACTTGGAGAAAGTTGGAATGAAAGGCAAATGCCGCAAAAGGCTGACAGCGAGTGGCCCGCCAAGGTCAGGCAACTTCACGAGACGTGGCGGAAGCTTTTTGTTGAACGTCAAAACAGAATGGAAAAGTCTATCTCTGTAAATGCAATCTCTGAACAACTTTATGATGTTCCATATGAAGACAATAAAAAAGTCCGTGTAGCTGGCCCTTTCACCGTCGAAAGCCTCTCCCCCCACCGCGTCTTGACCGTGGATGAAAACGACGAGCTTGTGGATGAGCTTGCCAAGCCCGACCAGCAAACAGAGGCGCAGGACTTTGCGCAAATGATTCTGGAGAACCTCAAGACCGCAGGCGTCCAGCAGGCCCACAAGGAAGACAAGATCGTCTTCTCCACCCTCAAACCCTGGCCAGGGCATTACGTCTGCGCCGAAGGGGTGTACTACGAAGGTGAGGATGACTCCGGAATTGAGAAACGAGCAGCCATTTTCATCGGTCCCGAGTTCGGCACTGTCTCACGTCCAGACCTCGTAGCGGCAGCCAGGGAGGCTGGCGACGCGGGATTTGACGCACTCATTGCCTGCGCCTTCAACTACGATGCGCATTCTTCGGAGTTCAACAGCCTGGGGCGGATTCCCGTGCTCAAGGCCCGAATGAACGCCGACTTGCATATGGCGGACGACCTCAAGAACACCGGCAAGGGCAACCTCTTCGTCATCTTCGGCGAACCGGACATCGACATCCTGGAAGCCAAAAACAACCAGGTTCAGGTCAAGATCAACGGCGTGGATGTATTCCACCCCAACACCGGCGAGGTCCGCAGCGACGGTGCAGAAGGCATCGCCTGCTGGTTCATCGACACAGACTACAACGAGGAGAGTTTCTTTGTCCGACACGCCTACTTCCTCGGTGCGAACGATCCTTATCAAGCGCTGAAGACAACCCTCAAAGCGGAAATCAACCAAGAATGCTGGGACTCCCTGAATAGCGACATTTCTCGTCCCTTCGACAAACCCAAGTCTGGACGCATCGCCGTCAAAGTCATCAATCACCTTGGAGATGAAGTCATGAAGGTTTACCGGGTGGAGTAAGATGACTGCTGATTGGGTTGATGGGCTTGGAAGGTATGTCGAGAAGAAGCCACTTGCCATTTTGGGGTTTACCCAAGGTGAATGGCTTGCCCTAACTTCATCTCGAAGAGGTCGTAGCGAATTTACTTTTGCACGGGAACATGTTGAATTTGAATTGCTCAAGCCTCAATCTCTGTGCTTGCTAATGGGTGCATCTGAAGATGGAGAATCTCGACTTTACATTGGGCAAGTGCATTCCAAGAAAGCTATCACTACTATTCAAACACGTATTAAAATTACAAATCATGCACGGCTTTGGCCTAATAGCCTCAGAGAGATTGAAGGGCTTTTGACGAAGACTATTCACATTGCCAAATTCAAAGGAATAATTGCAGATCTGGGTGCTGGATGCAGGACGCTAACACCAAAGCTTGGTCGGCATATTATTGAAGTGCTTGCCAATATTGACAGGAATGCCTCACCCTTAAACGGGGCTTACCTGTCAATTGCTCCTCCTGATAATAGACCACCGAATTATGGTTTTCAGAAGAATGCAATCTCAACCGCGCTAAAGATATTTGGACTGCCAGCCAACAGTGAGGCGTATAAACTGGATATCGCAAATCAATCCGAGTCTGCTCTGTCAAGAGTTAGCATTCTCGAGGACGCAGTAATTGAGCATGAGGCAAGATTTGTTGATGGGTATGATTTAATCGGCAGTGATGTCACTGGGCGTGCTGTATTTTTAGGTAACGATGGAAAACTTGAGGTGTATACTGCCAATAGGCGAGAATTAGAGCATTGTCTTGGTGTTGATTTAATATACTTGAATATTACAAAGAAAAATATTGTAATGCTTCAGTACAAGATGCTTGAGTACAGTGGCAAAGACGATGACGACTGGATATACCGACCTGATGCCCAACTTGACAAGGAGATCAGACGGATGAAGGTCTTCTCTCAGACAAATACCCCGCTGCCCCAAGAATACCGTATAAATCCTGCCGTGTTCTTTTTAAAATTTGTTAAAAGAGATGCATACAGTCAAGGGGGCAGCATGATAACACCGCTTGACCACTATGAACAGATAGTCCAATCCCCTGAATGCAAAGGGCCCAGAGGAGGCATCCGAATTAGCTATAAGAGCCTTAGTGGTCGGTATTTACGTCCAGGTGCGTTTATGGACTTGGTTGGTTCCGGATACATCGGTGCTTACGCTGAAACAACAGCTGGTTTTAAGGCTTTGATTGATGCTGTATTAGTTGACAATCAAGCTGTTGTAGCTGCGATTCAACATCCAGTTGAGGATAGGTAGATGGAATTCCGCATAGCCGACACCTTCACTGATAGCCTGGGCAAGCTCACGCCACAGGAACAAAAGGCGGTCAAAACCACTGCCTTTGACCTGCAAATTAACCCGGCGAGTCCAGGGATACGATTTCATAAGCTGGACAAGGCGAAAGACTCAAATTTTTGGTCCGCCACCGTCAGCATGGATATTCGAATCATCGTCCACCGGACTGAGAACAGCATCCTGCTCTGCTACGTGGATCACCATGATAAGGCGTATAGCTGGGCTGAGAGGAGAAAGCTGGAAACGCACCCGAAGACAGGGGCGGCGCAGATCGTCGAGATTCGTGAGACGGTGAAGGAAGTCACCGTTCCGGTCTATGTGAAATCGGAGCAGCCAGCAGGCAAGCCCCTCATCTTTGAACATCTCACCGATGAAGAATTGCTCGCGTATGGTGTTCCATCCAGCTGGTTGGAGGACGTGAAGCAGGCGACTGAGGATTCACTCCTTGAGATAGCTGGCCACCTTCCGAGTGAAGCTTCGGAAGCGCTGCTTGATCTTGCCACTGGCGTCACTCCGCAGGTCCACACCATGCCCGAGGGAAGCGACCCCTTCGCCCATCCTGATGCTCAACGGCGTTTCCGTCTGATGACCGACGTGGAAGAGCTGGAGCGGGCTTTAGACTATCCGTGGGAGAAGTGGACAGTCTTCCTGCATCCAGCTCAGAGGAAGCTTGTTGAAAGGGATTACTCTGGTCCTGCCCGTGTTTCTGGATCGGCTGGGACTGGCAAGACCATCGTTGCCCTACACAGGGCGGCCCATCTGGCTCGGACCAATACGAACGCTCGGGTGTTGCTCACCACTTTTTCCGATCCCTTAGCGTACTCTCTTCAAAACAAGTTGTCCCGGCTTCTTGGCAAAGAACCTCGGCTGGGAGAACGGCTTGAAGTCGCATCCATGAATGCCGTGGGTATGCGTCTATACAAGGCGAACCTGGGCAGTCTCACCATTGCTCCCAAAGAGGTGATCAAGCAGTTCTTGGAGGACGCCTCGGCTCAAGTCCAGAACCACAAGTTTAGCTCTTATTTCCTGCGCACGGAATGGGAGGAAGTCGTTGACGCATGGCAGCTCGACACATGGGAAAAGTATCGTGACGTAGTTCGTCTTGGACGAAAAACGAAACTTCCAGAGCAGCAGCGAAAGGTCCTTTGGGAGATGTTTGAGATTGTCCGTTCCGGCTTGGATAACAAAGGGATGAAGACGCTCTCGCAGATGTTCAGTGAACTTGCCGTTCAT contains:
- a CDS encoding 3'-5' exonuclease, which codes for MEFRIADTFTDSLGKLTPQEQKAVKTTAFDLQINPASPGIRFHKLDKAKDSNFWSATVSMDIRIIVHRTENSILLCYVDHHDKAYSWAERRKLETHPKTGAAQIVEIRETVKEVTVPVYVKSEQPAGKPLIFEHLTDEELLAYGVPSSWLEDVKQATEDSLLEIAGHLPSEASEALLDLATGVTPQVHTMPEGSDPFAHPDAQRRFRLMTDVEELERALDYPWEKWTVFLHPAQRKLVERDYSGPARVSGSAGTGKTIVALHRAAHLARTNTNARVLLTTFSDPLAYSLQNKLSRLLGKEPRLGERLEVASMNAVGMRLYKANLGSLTIAPKEVIKQFLEDASAQVQNHKFSSYFLRTEWEEVVDAWQLDTWEKYRDVVRLGRKTKLPEQQRKVLWEMFEIVRSGLDNKGMKTLSQMFSELAVHLEGKTNPPFDYAILDEAQDISIAQIRFLAALSSRPDSLFFSGDLGQRIFQQPFSWKSLGVDIRGRSFTLRINYRTSHQIRQQADRLLAPELADVDGIVEERRATQSVFNGPKPTIEVTDSQDEEKAVVATWIKELLNDGYKPDEIGVFVRSDSEISRAQNAVQESGAPFVILDEKLLPSSEKVSICSMHLAKGLEFRAVAVMACDDEIIPLQARIDTVVDDSDLEEVYNTERHLLYVACTRARDHLLVTSVSPESEFVDDLSI
- a CDS encoding site-specific DNA-methyltransferase → MASNKILKTVETITHEDASRKHIPTAECQSILRKEHQNPIRVAYERRNRDLDPQLVWRGKDEQDWSDLVVHAPPLFIQEKVHPKVLIDDLTERTRKQEGAKVPQQMSLFDDFNGLPNEDAKTEFYQHDANWSNRMILGDSLQVMASLAEREGLRGKVQCIYFDPPYGIKFNSNFQWSTTTRTVSDGKKEHITREPEQVKAFRDTWRDGVHSYLSYLRDRLTVARDLLKDSGSIFVQIGDDNVHRARTLMDEVFGEKNFISMITLTKAASQSSSLLANVNDYILWYGRNKESTKYRQLFQERPPIENPTHRYICVEDSEGTIHDLSLKQKMGEEPLPEGVFLRMVTLTSQTGSESSRFPYLFSGKQYRPPGARGWSTGEDGLSRVEKSGRMWAVGSTLMWKNYHSDYPYKPRVSLWDDIRSSGFGSEKLYVVQTQPEVIQRCILMASDPGDLVIDPTCGSGTTAFIAEQWGRRWITIDTSRVALALARARIMGARYPYYLLSDSKDGKAKQAQLSQKDVSQAVTHLKVSHGFVNKQIPHVTLRSIANNAEIDVIYEEYRNEIGSLLNEINLLLGESWNERQMPQKADSEWPAKVRQLHETWRKLFVERQNRMEKSISVNAISEQLYDVPYEDNKKVRVAGPFTVESLSPHRVLTVDENDELVDELAKPDQQTEAQDFAQMILENLKTAGVQQAHKEDKIVFSTLKPWPGHYVCAEGVYYEGEDDSGIEKRAAIFIGPEFGTVSRPDLVAAAREAGDAGFDALIACAFNYDAHSSEFNSLGRIPVLKARMNADLHMADDLKNTGKGNLFVIFGEPDIDILEAKNNQVQVKINGVDVFHPNTGEVRSDGAEGIACWFIDTDYNEESFFVRHAYFLGANDPYQALKTTLKAEINQECWDSLNSDISRPFDKPKSGRIAVKVINHLGDEVMKVYRVE
- a CDS encoding BPTD_3080 family restriction endonuclease, whose translation is MNNLFFEKPILNSPYEYPAQHWELDGQGQPTQKINPYRRQADFITPIPKPKKQKAKAEQVKMVFDEGKGLSTQEQQYSKTARTINALREHVDAWRKIPDPGEWKVTPETARLLQHWRHHKFSGIRPFFCQVEAIEVAIWLTEVAPKMGKTGKSFLEVLENANNDANPELMRLALKLATGAGKTTVMAMLIIWQTINAVRHPTSNKFTRGFLIVAPGLTIKDRLRVLQPNDPDSYYASRELVPNDMMVDLERAKIVITNYHAFKLRERMELSKGSRSLLQGRGEELNTLETEGQMIQRVMPDLMGLKNILVINDEAHHCYRERPGSTDVDDASGDEKDEAKKNNEAARLWISGLEAVNRKLGLTRVIDLSATPFFLRGSGYAEGTLFPWTMSDFSLMDAIECGIVKLPRVPVADNIPGAEMPKFRNLWEHIGKKMPKKGARKAKNLDPLAIPTELQTALEALYGHYAKTFELWKESGITVPPCFIVVCNNTSTSKLVYEYISGFTRENDDGSKTPVPGRLELFRNTDEHGNALPRPRTLLIDSEQLESGEALNDTFRDVYDVEIEHFRREIIERTGSKEQADNLTDQDLLREVMNTVGKKDRLGESIRCVVSVSMLTEGWDANTVTHVLGVRAFGTQLLCEQVIGRALRRQSYDLNEEGLFNVEYADVLGIPFDFTAKPVVAPPQPPRETIQVKAVRPERDNLEIRFPRVEGYRVELPEERLEAEFNDDSILELTPLLVGPSVTKNQGIIGEDVDLSLEHLGDMRRSTLLFHVTKRLLYTKWRDPGEEPKMHLFGQLKRITKQWLDNCLVCKGGTYPAQLMYQELADMACERITAGITRKLVGICPVKAVLDSFNPVGSTIHVNFNTSKRDRWQTDSRKCHVNWAILDSDWEGEFCRVVESHPKVKAYVKNHNLGLFVPYRYGSIMRTYIPDFIVQVDDGHEDPLNLIVEIKGYRGEDAKEKKSTMENYWIPGVNNHKQFGRWAFVELREVFKIESDFAAKVESSFNEMILGATAPQGED